A window of Bacteroidales bacterium genomic DNA:
ATCACGATAACCCACAACCCATGGGTTGTTTCAATGGCATCGACAGGACATCTGTTCATGCATTTCATACAGCTTTCGCAGCGATATGTCCAAAAAGGACGTTTATCAATAGTTTTTATGGCATTTACAGGACACTGGCCGATACAAAAACCGCAATAAATACATTTATGGGATGCATAATATGATTTTGCTAAAAAATATCTTCCAACAAAATAATAGGCAAGGGCAACCGGTGAAATAATGATATCCTGAATAATATCTTTCCGGGAAGAAAAGTCTTTTTTGCCCACATATAACCGCTCAAAATGTTTCCTTATACGAAAACGGTTCTTTTCACAGATAAAATCAACCGATTTCTTTCTCAACGCAGGATGAATGGAGATCCAGTTGGACGGCATATCAAAAGGTATTTGCCCGATAATTTCATATCCTTTGTTTCTTAATATAACTGATGAAACCATAAAAGCAATTCCGGTCAATCCCGGAGTAACTATCTTGCCTATCTTCATCCCTGCCCGTGTATTCATCAATAGCAGCCTGTTTTTTCCTTTAGGAAAATTCCGGATGAAATCAAGCATGATTTTCGGGAAATTAAAACCATGAACAGACGAAATAATTCCAATGATGCTTCCGGAATCAATATTTTCCATAACGGAATAACCGGTTTCAGCAATATCAAACATCCTGCAATCAATTCCTTTTTCATGATACAGATCAGAAAACCATGAAGCAATCCGCCTGGAATTGCCCGTTCCCGAAAAATAAAATATGACAGCTTCCTGAGTGGAATTCATATAAACAAAATA
This region includes:
- a CDS encoding EFR1 family ferrodoxin (N-terminal region resembles flavodoxins. C-terminal ferrodoxin region binds two 4Fe-4S clusters.); the encoded protein is MNSTQEAVIFYFSGTGNSRRIASWFSDLYHEKGIDCRMFDIAETGYSVMENIDSGSIIGIISSVHGFNFPKIMLDFIRNFPKGKNRLLLMNTRAGMKIGKIVTPGLTGIAFMVSSVILRNKGYEIIGQIPFDMPSNWISIHPALRKKSVDFICEKNRFRIRKHFERLYVGKKDFSSRKDIIQDIIISPVALAYYFVGRYFLAKSYYASHKCIYCGFCIGQCPVNAIKTIDKRPFWTYRCESCMKCMNRCPVDAIETTHGLWVIVIYAVSVACTFFFYEWLPVCLQHWTIRFLLFSILLVGFIGIFYRIQQLLLRNKTIAKIISYTSLTYYKIWGRYRCK